A single window of Neisseria chenwenguii DNA harbors:
- the mnmC gene encoding FAD-dependent 5-carboxymethylaminomethyl-2-thiouridine(34) oxidoreductase MnmC, translating to MNIPAWQTLPPLAELAAAMQNRARPLHLLVCLNNRKIPEFTVSDVLDDTQCRLKTALDESLKCIQFNSINVFEQLLPDVTLWLAPPKTVPRLQEHFGGHNLDWQTDAPKQIEAEIPALSSAEEVKPWFRPSENRIPPENVLIIGAGIAGAAMARLLAEQGVRTTVLEAGAAARGGSGNRQGLLYAKISPHNTEQTELLLAGYGYTRRLLARLLPGSDAWGGSGVVHLNYDVAERKRNQALALQAHHAHLYRAVSQAEAAEIAGVELFSDGLYWPQGVWLNPPAVVRALLDHPLVSLHEHTPLQRAEFDGENWTAHTPQGRFSGSHIIYCTGADSPAAPEPNAAALPYRQIRGQTGVAQATAFSERLKCAVSGESYISPAWQGSHCYGATFVLNSADKSWRTDEEAANRAALAQLNPPLAQSLFSDGRNGLETATGHAALRCDSPDHLPLVGALGDIAAMQTVYAKLALDKNYRLTAPCPYLPRAYLNTAHGTRGLATAPLCAAALTAEILGLPHPLSRRLRTALHPNRTVIRAIVRGQGLLK from the coding sequence GTGAACATTCCCGCCTGGCAAACGCTGCCTCCCCTCGCCGAACTCGCCGCCGCCATGCAAAACCGCGCCCGTCCGCTGCATTTGCTGGTTTGCTTAAACAACCGGAAAATTCCCGAATTTACCGTTTCAGACGTCCTCGACGACACGCAATGCCGTCTGAAAACCGCGCTCGACGAATCCTTAAAATGTATTCAATTCAACAGCATAAATGTGTTTGAACAGCTTCTGCCCGATGTCACGCTCTGGCTCGCACCGCCGAAAACCGTGCCGCGCTTGCAGGAGCATTTCGGCGGGCATAATTTGGATTGGCAGACTGATGCGCCTAAGCAAATTGAAGCCGAAATTCCCGCCCTGAGCAGCGCCGAAGAGGTAAAACCCTGGTTCAGGCCGTCTGAAAACCGCATTCCGCCTGAAAACGTGCTCATCATCGGTGCGGGCATTGCGGGCGCGGCAATGGCGCGGCTGCTGGCGGAACAGGGCGTGCGCACGACTGTTTTGGAAGCCGGCGCGGCGGCGCGGGGCGGTTCGGGCAACCGTCAGGGGTTGCTTTACGCGAAAATTTCGCCGCACAACACCGAACAGACCGAGCTGCTGCTCGCGGGCTACGGCTACACCCGCCGCCTGCTTGCGCGGCTGCTGCCCGGTTCCGACGCGTGGGGCGGCAGCGGCGTGGTGCATCTGAATTACGACGTGGCCGAGCGCAAACGCAATCAGGCGCTGGCGTTGCAGGCACACCATGCCCACCTCTACCGCGCCGTTTCCCAAGCCGAAGCCGCCGAAATCGCGGGTGTGGAACTGTTTTCAGACGGCCTCTACTGGCCTCAGGGCGTGTGGCTCAACCCGCCCGCCGTCGTGCGCGCGCTGCTCGACCACCCGCTGGTTTCGCTGCATGAACACACGCCGCTTCAGCGCGCTGAGTTCGACGGCGAAAACTGGACGGCGCACACGCCGCAAGGCCGTTTCAGCGGCAGCCATATTATTTATTGCACCGGCGCCGACAGCCCCGCCGCGCCCGAACCCAACGCCGCCGCCCTGCCCTACCGCCAAATCCGCGGGCAGACCGGCGTGGCGCAGGCGACGGCGTTTTCCGAACGGCTCAAATGCGCCGTTTCCGGCGAAAGCTACATCAGCCCCGCGTGGCAGGGCAGCCATTGCTACGGCGCGACGTTTGTGTTGAACAGCGCCGACAAAAGCTGGCGAACCGACGAAGAAGCCGCCAACCGCGCCGCTTTGGCACAGCTCAACCCGCCGCTGGCGCAATCGCTGTTTTCAGACGGCCGCAACGGTTTGGAAACCGCAACCGGCCACGCCGCCCTGCGCTGCGACAGCCCCGACCACCTGCCGCTTGTCGGCGCACTCGGCGACATCGCCGCCATGCAGACCGTTTACGCCAAACTCGCGCTCGACAAAAACTACCGCCTCACCGCCCCCTGCCCCTACCTGCCCCGCGCCTATCTCAACACCGCCCACGGCACGCGCGGCCTGGCCACCGCTCCGCTCTGCGCCGCCGCCCTCACCGCCGAAATCCTCGGCCTGCCCCACCCGCTCTCCCGACGCCTGCGCACCGCGCTCCACCCCAACCGAACCGTTATCCGCGCGATTGTGCGCGGGCAGGGTTTGCTTAAATGA
- a CDS encoding phosphoribosylanthranilate isomerase, translating to MAKIRSKICGITRPEDARAAAELGADAVGLVFYAKSKRAVTAAQAKAVVAALPPFVSVVALFVNETAERIRAVLREVPVDLIQFHGDEDDAFCAQFGRPYLKAVRVKCAEDIQTASSRFPNARAILFDAYHPDAYGGTGLSFDWSLLKNYSGKPWVLAGGLTAENVADAVCISGAAAVDVSGGVESAGGIKDESLLAAFLGALADSEGDRGC from the coding sequence ATGGCCAAAATCCGAAGCAAAATCTGCGGCATTACCCGCCCCGAAGACGCGCGCGCGGCGGCGGAGCTGGGGGCGGATGCGGTGGGCTTGGTGTTTTACGCGAAAAGCAAACGTGCGGTAACGGCGGCGCAGGCCAAAGCAGTGGTGGCGGCGCTGCCGCCGTTTGTCAGCGTGGTGGCGCTGTTTGTCAATGAGACGGCAGAGCGGATACGCGCGGTGTTGCGCGAAGTGCCGGTCGATCTGATTCAGTTTCACGGTGATGAAGACGACGCATTTTGTGCGCAGTTCGGCCGCCCGTATTTGAAAGCCGTGCGCGTGAAATGTGCGGAAGATATTCAGACGGCCTCGAGCCGTTTTCCGAATGCGCGCGCGATTCTGTTTGATGCCTACCATCCAGACGCATACGGCGGCACAGGTCTGAGTTTCGATTGGTCGTTGCTGAAAAATTATTCGGGCAAACCATGGGTTTTGGCGGGCGGGCTGACGGCGGAAAACGTGGCGGATGCCGTGTGCATCAGTGGTGCGGCGGCAGTAGACGTATCGGGCGGCGTGGAAAGCGCGGGCGGAATCAAAGACGAATCCCTGCTTGCCGCCTTTTTGGGCGCATTGGCGGATTCGGAGGGCGATAGGGGCTGTTGA
- a CDS encoding GIY-YIG nuclease family protein produces the protein MEQGWVYILTSPQMPGLIKIAASAKQPQKRMRWRTDTGKTCLFDVAYQICCNAYQEVERAAHESLARKKAGGKNFFACTVIEAAVEIRACTVGGFSSEEYPQAGPSSDAVVPPEMPSESNTQASRPWDLAIGALVLAILLVAVFGLLDNGGAEAESGAATGFDAAPVSASAVKPPQYRMEKIGASDIKLRNCPSTSCAAVAVLPAGRPVEIQPKTRTGDGWVRARFSGEACYPEGAAGKACAKRTEEKAAEGWIFAANLYDVRKARADENVLDALF, from the coding sequence TTGGAACAAGGATGGGTGTATATCCTGACCAGCCCGCAGATGCCCGGGCTGATTAAAATTGCAGCCTCCGCCAAGCAGCCGCAGAAACGGATGCGGTGGCGGACGGATACGGGCAAAACCTGTCTGTTTGACGTGGCGTATCAGATTTGCTGCAACGCTTATCAGGAGGTTGAACGCGCAGCACACGAGAGCCTGGCCCGAAAGAAAGCCGGCGGGAAGAATTTTTTCGCTTGCACAGTTATCGAGGCAGCGGTGGAAATACGCGCCTGCACGGTCGGCGGTTTTAGCTCGGAAGAATATCCGCAGGCAGGGCCGTCTTCCGATGCTGTCGTCCCGCCTGAAATGCCGTCTGAAAGCAATACGCAGGCATCCCGACCTTGGGATCTGGCGATAGGCGCTCTGGTGCTGGCTATCCTGCTTGTTGCTGTTTTCGGGTTGCTGGACAACGGCGGTGCCGAGGCCGAAAGCGGCGCCGCAACCGGTTTTGATGCTGCACCCGTTTCTGCCTCCGCCGTGAAGCCGCCGCAATACCGTATGGAAAAAATCGGTGCGTCCGACATCAAACTGCGTAACTGCCCGTCGACAAGCTGCGCTGCGGTCGCGGTCTTGCCGGCCGGTCGGCCGGTTGAAATCCAGCCGAAAACACGTACCGGCGACGGCTGGGTCCGTGCGCGTTTTTCGGGAGAAGCATGCTATCCGGAGGGCGCGGCAGGAAAGGCTTGCGCGAAGCGGACGGAAGAAAAAGCAGCGGAGGGCTGGATTTTTGCCGCAAACCTGTATGACGTCAGAAAGGCAAGGGCTGACGAAAATGTGTTGGATGCGTTGTTTTAA
- a CDS encoding NUDIX hydrolase: MTRDHLTDFLSHAAALPSPTQILRNRLFEQPHFKKAAVLLAVVPQSGRPSENEWGILLTRRSANLQHHAGQISLAGGGFEPQDADLTQTALRETEEETGIPARLWQTFLALPAGFTPSGYEVHTIPALCRNVPEIRTNPDEVAEAFFLPLPLALNPENYQTRRFKHNGQSMETPVLPYLHHDIWGLTAVILYGLAERYAAYSRRN, encoded by the coding sequence ATGACCCGCGACCACCTCACCGACTTCCTCTCACACGCCGCCGCGCTGCCCAGCCCCACCCAGATTCTGCGCAACAGACTGTTTGAACAGCCGCATTTCAAAAAAGCCGCCGTTTTGCTCGCCGTCGTTCCGCAAAGCGGCAGGCCGTCTGAAAACGAATGGGGCATCCTGCTGACCCGCCGTTCCGCAAACCTGCAACACCACGCCGGCCAAATCTCGCTGGCCGGCGGCGGGTTCGAGCCACAGGATGCCGACCTGACCCAAACCGCGCTGCGCGAAACCGAAGAAGAAACCGGCATCCCCGCCCGCCTCTGGCAAACCTTCCTCGCCTTGCCCGCCGGCTTTACCCCCTCCGGTTACGAAGTCCATACCATACCTGCGCTCTGCCGCAACGTTCCCGAAATCCGCACCAATCCCGACGAAGTCGCCGAAGCCTTTTTCCTGCCACTGCCCCTCGCCCTCAATCCCGAAAACTACCAAACGCGCCGTTTCAAGCACAACGGCCAAAGCATGGAAACGCCCGTGTTACCGTATCTGCACCACGACATCTGGGGGTTGACCGCCGTGATTCTATATGGCTTGGCGGAGCGTTACGCAGCTTATAGCCGGAGAAATTAA
- a CDS encoding tetratricopeptide repeat protein: MFFAHSRLRAAVAAAVLLLAGQVRAADQPLAKPYSAKDFVRIVEKDAGLTPAQLREREQQRRIAVVNRANNVFTLLGGEMALQKGDAAVALMTHMVMLERTRSPEVAERALEMSVALNAFEQAEAIYRRWQEIEPVPGEAQRRMGWMRNLLLGKADAKLSGLDDVLENASEEQTRRIFLLLAQAAVQQQGLAKKASKEVHKVAGKYPQMPEAAIADVIYSAQEGNERHAVKALQRLARVDAEILPPTALTLRLVAQQNPGILQRFFKDTDTKKLSPVWQEMEISSLVAAKQTDKAYARLQELLADNPNADLYIQAALLANSRKEDISVISGYLDKAYNAGNSEQKSRAAVVGAMRYADLKQYRQAQTWVGRITAPGFVFDKAVLKASLAGEQGDVKTALAETRRAQKLPEKQGRFFSSADLQRVYLFALAKSDRPQEALSELNSLAAKAAKQRGGNELLPDILYQRAMVYEQLGRPEKAVADLRRVVQLNPNGAAGMNALGYTLLTSPDAQKNFDEAFKLIQTAYQLEPESGAINDSMGWAYYLKGDAQAALPYLQFAHKETPDAEVSAHLGEVLWKLGEQEQAKTVWAEGLKKGGNVKLLKVTMQRFGVAVSSEKTAKAKKAR, encoded by the coding sequence ATGTTTTTTGCACATTCCCGTCTGCGTGCTGCGGTAGCGGCAGCCGTTCTGCTGCTTGCGGGGCAGGTTCGCGCGGCGGATCAGCCGTTGGCCAAACCTTATTCTGCCAAAGATTTCGTCAGAATTGTTGAGAAAGATGCCGGATTGACGCCTGCGCAGTTGCGCGAGCGGGAGCAGCAGCGGCGTATCGCTGTGGTGAACCGTGCGAACAATGTGTTTACGCTGTTGGGTGGCGAAATGGCTTTGCAGAAAGGCGATGCGGCTGTGGCGCTGATGACGCACATGGTCATGCTCGAGCGCACGAGATCGCCCGAAGTGGCGGAGCGCGCGCTGGAAATGTCGGTGGCGCTCAATGCGTTTGAACAGGCGGAGGCGATTTACCGCCGCTGGCAGGAAATCGAGCCTGTGCCGGGCGAGGCGCAGCGGCGTATGGGCTGGATGCGCAATCTGCTGCTGGGTAAGGCCGATGCGAAGTTGAGCGGTTTGGACGATGTGTTGGAAAACGCTTCGGAAGAACAGACCCGCCGCATTTTTCTGCTTTTGGCGCAGGCGGCGGTGCAGCAGCAGGGCTTGGCGAAAAAAGCGAGCAAAGAAGTGCACAAAGTTGCGGGCAAATATCCGCAAATGCCCGAGGCGGCGATTGCCGATGTGATTTACAGTGCGCAGGAAGGCAACGAGCGCCACGCGGTCAAAGCCTTGCAGCGGCTGGCGAGAGTGGACGCGGAAATCCTGCCGCCGACTGCGCTGACGCTGCGTTTGGTTGCGCAGCAGAATCCCGGAATCCTTCAACGTTTCTTTAAAGATACGGATACGAAAAAACTCTCGCCGGTGTGGCAGGAAATGGAAATCAGCAGCCTGGTGGCGGCGAAGCAGACCGATAAAGCTTATGCGCGTTTGCAGGAACTCTTGGCCGACAATCCCAATGCGGATCTGTATATTCAGGCGGCCTTGTTGGCCAACAGCCGCAAGGAAGACATTTCCGTCATCAGCGGCTATCTGGACAAGGCGTATAACGCGGGTAACAGCGAGCAGAAAAGCCGTGCGGCGGTGGTCGGCGCGATGCGTTATGCCGATTTGAAACAGTACAGACAGGCGCAAACTTGGGTTGGCCGCATCACGGCACCGGGTTTTGTGTTTGACAAAGCCGTTTTAAAAGCCTCGCTGGCGGGCGAGCAGGGCGATGTGAAAACCGCACTGGCGGAAACGCGCCGCGCGCAAAAGCTGCCCGAGAAGCAGGGGCGTTTTTTCAGCAGCGCGGATTTGCAGCGCGTTTACCTGTTTGCCCTGGCAAAAAGCGACCGACCGCAGGAAGCGCTGTCCGAACTCAACAGCCTCGCGGCGAAAGCAGCCAAACAGCGGGGCGGAAACGAGCTTCTGCCCGATATTCTCTACCAGCGCGCGATGGTTTACGAACAGCTCGGCCGGCCTGAAAAAGCGGTGGCCGATTTACGCCGCGTGGTTCAGCTCAATCCCAACGGCGCCGCGGGCATGAATGCTTTGGGCTACACGCTGCTGACTTCGCCGGATGCGCAGAAAAACTTTGACGAGGCGTTCAAACTGATTCAGACGGCCTACCAGCTCGAGCCGGAATCCGGTGCCATCAACGACAGCATGGGCTGGGCATATTATCTGAAAGGCGATGCGCAGGCCGCGCTGCCGTATCTGCAATTCGCGCACAAGGAAACGCCCGATGCGGAAGTTTCCGCGCATTTGGGCGAGGTTTTGTGGAAACTGGGCGAGCAGGAACAGGCGAAAACGGTTTGGGCGGAAGGGCTAAAAAAAGGCGGTAACGTGAAGCTGCTTAAAGTGACCATGCAGCGTTTCGGCGTGGCTGTGTCGTCTGAAAAAACGGCGAAAGCCAAAAAAGCCAGATAA